Part of the Paenibacillus sp. FSL R7-0273 genome is shown below.
TGATCGGCTCTGTTCTGGGTCTGGGTATCGGATTCGGCAAAATGGCGCCAAGAGCCATTTACCGCTGGCCGTTTCATTTGTATATCAACTTTTTCCGGGGAACACCGCTGTATGTGCAGATTCTGATTGTACATTTCGGACTGATTCCGGCTTTTTACGGGACAACCAATGTTTTAATGACCTCGTTCATTGCGCTGTCACTGAATTCTGCCGCGTATTCTGCGGAGATTTTCCGTGCAGGCATCCAGTCGATCGACCCCGGACAGCGTGAAGCGGCGTTATCACTTGGCATGAGCAAGTGGCAGGCTATGCGTTTCATTATTCTGCCGCAGGCCATTAAGCGAATGGTTCCGGCCTTCGGGAATGAGTTTATCGTTCTGGTTAAGGATTCCTCCCTGCTGGCCCTGGTGGCGGCACCTGAAATTATGTTCTGGAGCAACACCATGAAAGGCCAGTATTTGCGGATTTGGGAGCCGTATCTGACTGCTGCGCTTATCTACTTCGTCCTTACCTATTCCCTCAGCAAGCTGCTCAATTATATTGAACGGAAGGTGTAACCTAAGTATGGAGCCGATCATCAATGTACGACATTTAAACAAATTTTTTGGGGATCATCAGGTGCTGACAGATATTAACGTTGATATTCACAGCCAGGAGGTTGTGGTCGTTATCGGACCGTCCGGCTCGGGAAAATCGACCTTACTGCGCTGCCTTAATCTGCTGGAGCAGCCGCAAAGCGGCGAGATTATCATTGAAGGCACTTCCTTGATGAACAAAAACACAAGGATTAACGATATCCGTACGGAGGTCGGGATGGTGTTCCAGCAGTTCAATCTGTTCCCGCACAAAACCGTGATCGAGAATATTATGCTTGCTCCGGTGCAGGTCCGTAAATGGCCTGAGGATAAAGCGCGCGAGAAGGCGCTGGAGCTGCTGCAGAAAGTCGGACTTAGTGAAAAG
Proteins encoded:
- a CDS encoding amino acid ABC transporter permease translates to MDFRFDLIVHYLPVFLRGTLFTIGVSIVSILIGSVLGLGIGFGKMAPRAIYRWPFHLYINFFRGTPLYVQILIVHFGLIPAFYGTTNVLMTSFIALSLNSAAYSAEIFRAGIQSIDPGQREAALSLGMSKWQAMRFIILPQAIKRMVPAFGNEFIVLVKDSSLLALVAAPEIMFWSNTMKGQYLRIWEPYLTAALIYFVLTYSLSKLLNYIERKV
- a CDS encoding amino acid ABC transporter ATP-binding protein, with translation MINVRHLNKFFGDHQVLTDINVDIHSQEVVVVIGPSGSGKSTLLRCLNLLEQPQSGEIIIEGTSLMNKNTRINDIRTEVGMVFQQFNLFPHKTVIENIMLAPVQVRKWPEDKAREKALELLQKVGLSEKAEVYPASLSGGQSQRVAIARALAMEPKIMLFDEPTSALDPEMVGEVLAVMKDLAREGMTMVVVTHEMGFAREVGDRVLFMEQGVVVEEGVPEQLFGSPSHERTREFLSKVL